CCATGCCGTTGGTGTTGTTGTCGTCCAGAAGCAAACGCACACGGACGCCGCGTTCGGCCGCGCGATGAATCAGGTTGAACAGAAGCTTGCCGGATATGTCGTTGTGCCAGATATAGTATTGCAAATCGAGGGTATGGTCGGCGGATTCAATCAGGGCTGCACGGGCGACAAAGGCTTCATGGGCATCGTTCAGCAGATAGATATGGGAAACATCGGTCTTGGAGGACGTAGAAGGAATGCCTAATGCGCTGTCCAGCCGCGGGGTTGCAGGTATGTCAAGATAACTGCTTTGGGTGCGTTCGTCCAATGATGGCAAAAACGCGGCGCAACCGCCCAATAGCAGGGTATAAAGAAGGGGAAGATAAAATTTCATGGGAAACCGGTACAAACAATCCCTACCTAAATGACATTTAGGCAGGGATTGAATTGAAATTAGGTTGCTTGAATCAGCTTAGAAGGCAACATAATTTGCCGGATTGACCGGTTTGCCGTTTTGACGGATCTCAAAGTGCAACTGGGTACGAGATGCATCGGTATTACCCATGTGCGCAATGGTTTGACCTCGTTTAACGGTTTGGTTTTCATTAACCAGCAGGCGTTGGTTGTGGCCGTATGCGCTCAAGAATGAGGAGTTGTGTTGGATGATGACCAAGTTGCCGTAACCGCGCAAGCCTGAGCCTGCGTAAACGACTTTACCGTCTGCCGCTGCAACAACAGGCTGGCCTTGCGTACCGGCGATATCCACACCTTTGTTGCTGCCGCCGAAGTTGGCAATAACGTTACCGGTAGTCGGACGCTGCCATGTGATGCCGCTGACGTTGCGGCTGCTGCCGGTAGATACGGTTGGTGTATTGGCAGGAGTGCTTGGAGCCGGAGCAGTGGTTGTCGTTGTTGGAGTAGAAGGTTTGCTTGCAGAAGCTGCAGGTGCAACGTAGCCTTCAGGTTTCACGCGCAGGGTCTGACCAATGCTGATGGTGTTGTCGGCCAGGTTATTCCATGCACGCAGATTGTCTTGGGTAATGTTGTAGCGTTTGGAGATGTTGTAAACGGTATCACCACGAACAACAGTATGTGTCGCTGCATTAATATCAACAGGCGCATAAGAAGGCGTGTAAGTGCCGGTGCTGCCGCTGTTATACGTTGGAGCAGGTGTACTTGCCGGCGGAGTGTATGGAGCATCTGCCGCTGGGCTGGTGTTGGTATTGTAAGGCGCTGCACCGTAAGGATTGTCAGCGGTAGAGCTTGTTGTTGAACCACCGCTTTGTGTGCCGACGACTACAGGAGCCGGTTGTTG
Above is a genomic segment from Neisseria subflava containing:
- a CDS encoding peptidoglycan DD-metalloendopeptidase family protein, coding for MLKKSVSYAGSAALVLLLAACASQQPAPVVVGTQSGGSTTSSTADNPYGAAPYNTNTSPAADAPYTPPASTPAPTYNSGSTGTYTPSYAPVDINAATHTVVRGDTVYNISKRYNITQDNLRAWNNLADNTISIGQTLRVKPEGYVAPAASASKPSTPTTTTTAPAPSTPANTPTVSTGSSRNVSGITWQRPTTGNVIANFGGSNKGVDIAGTQGQPVVAAADGKVVYAGSGLRGYGNLVIIQHNSSFLSAYGHNQRLLVNENQTVKRGQTIAHMGNTDASRTQLHFEIRQNGKPVNPANYVAF